From Megalobrama amblycephala isolate DHTTF-2021 linkage group LG24, ASM1881202v1, whole genome shotgun sequence, the proteins below share one genomic window:
- the LOC125259845 gene encoding POU domain, class 6, transcription factor 1-like isoform X1, whose protein sequence is MDTEDLPANNAPLTVNEQLLGSCTLKFPAQDDQVIVMSGQETIRVLEVEVDTALSSSGVDEKVESGGEEGAGQTLDAAEEGPLDSPVTTSATTPVSVEVSAPAVQTAVSTAPISVSPAQPQTSVPITVQACPQVLTQDGLASLMTGMLAQQGSLGQPLLIPLSMAGSVGGQGGLAVLTLPTATVATIPGLTAVSPAGGLLKLPFAGLQAATVLNSVQTQLQSPAQAVLQPQVSALQSVQAALQPTQATPATTASVVQKVSEPSASVATLQTAGLSINPAIVSREHF, encoded by the exons ATGGACACCGAGGATCTCCCTGCAAACAATGCGCCCCTTACTGTCAATGAACAG CTTTTAGGTTCCTGCACTTTGAAATTCCCAGCACAAGACGACCAG GTCATCGTCATGTCAGGTCAGGAGACCATCCGTGTGTTGGAGGTGGAGGTGGATACAGCCTTGTCGTCTTCAGGGGTTGATGAGAAGGTGGAGTCAGGGGGTGAGGAGGGCGCTGGTCAGACCCTGGATGCCGCTGAGGAGGGTCCGTTGGACAGTCCAGTAACCACAAGCGCTACTACACCTG TGTCTGTGGAGGTCTCAGCACCTGCAGTCCAGACTGCGGTCTCCACAGCCCCCATCAGTGTGTCTCCAGCCCAGCCGCAGACCAGCGTACCCATCACTGTCCAGGCCTGTCCACAG GTCCTGACTCAGGATGGTTTGGCCTCTCTGATGACTGGCATGCTTGCCCAGCAGGGTTCTTTGGGTCAGCCCCTGCTCATTCCTTTGAGTATGGCCGGGTCTGTGGGTGGTCAGGGTGGTCTGGCTGTGCTCACCTTACCCACCGCCACTGTCGCCACCATCCCTGGTCTCACGGCAGTCAGCCCTGCCGGAGGACTGCTGAAGCTGCCGTTTGCAGGACTGCAGG ctgctacTGTGTTGAACTCTGTCCAGACGCAGCTGCAGTCACCTGCGCAGGCGGTCCTGCAGCCCCAGGTGTCTGCTCTGCAGTCCGTACAAGCGGCCCTGCAGCCAACGCAGGCCACGCCAGCCACCACCGCATCTGTTGTGCAGAAGGTGTCAGAGCCTAGTGCCTCTGTCGCAACACTTCAGACTGCAGGCCTGTCCATCAACCCTGCTATTGTGAGTAGGGAACACTTCTGA
- the LOC125259845 gene encoding POU domain, class 6, transcription factor 1-like isoform X2, which yields MDTEDLPANNAPLTVNEQVIVMSGQETIRVLEVEVDTALSSSGVDEKVESGGEEGAGQTLDAAEEGPLDSPVTTSATTPVSVEVSAPAVQTAVSTAPISVSPAQPQTSVPITVQACPQVLTQDGLASLMTGMLAQQGSLGQPLLIPLSMAGSVGGQGGLAVLTLPTATVATIPGLTAVSPAGGLLKLPFAGLQAATVLNSVQTQLQSPAQAVLQPQVSALQSVQAALQPTQATPATTASVVQKVSEPSASVATLQTAGLSINPAIVSREHF from the exons ATGGACACCGAGGATCTCCCTGCAAACAATGCGCCCCTTACTGTCAATGAACAG GTCATCGTCATGTCAGGTCAGGAGACCATCCGTGTGTTGGAGGTGGAGGTGGATACAGCCTTGTCGTCTTCAGGGGTTGATGAGAAGGTGGAGTCAGGGGGTGAGGAGGGCGCTGGTCAGACCCTGGATGCCGCTGAGGAGGGTCCGTTGGACAGTCCAGTAACCACAAGCGCTACTACACCTG TGTCTGTGGAGGTCTCAGCACCTGCAGTCCAGACTGCGGTCTCCACAGCCCCCATCAGTGTGTCTCCAGCCCAGCCGCAGACCAGCGTACCCATCACTGTCCAGGCCTGTCCACAG GTCCTGACTCAGGATGGTTTGGCCTCTCTGATGACTGGCATGCTTGCCCAGCAGGGTTCTTTGGGTCAGCCCCTGCTCATTCCTTTGAGTATGGCCGGGTCTGTGGGTGGTCAGGGTGGTCTGGCTGTGCTCACCTTACCCACCGCCACTGTCGCCACCATCCCTGGTCTCACGGCAGTCAGCCCTGCCGGAGGACTGCTGAAGCTGCCGTTTGCAGGACTGCAGG ctgctacTGTGTTGAACTCTGTCCAGACGCAGCTGCAGTCACCTGCGCAGGCGGTCCTGCAGCCCCAGGTGTCTGCTCTGCAGTCCGTACAAGCGGCCCTGCAGCCAACGCAGGCCACGCCAGCCACCACCGCATCTGTTGTGCAGAAGGTGTCAGAGCCTAGTGCCTCTGTCGCAACACTTCAGACTGCAGGCCTGTCCATCAACCCTGCTATTGTGAGTAGGGAACACTTCTGA
- the LOC125259845 gene encoding POU domain, class 6, transcription factor 1-like isoform X3, with protein sequence MSGQETIRVLEVEVDTALSSSGVDEKVESGGEEGAGQTLDAAEEGPLDSPVTTSATTPVSVEVSAPAVQTAVSTAPISVSPAQPQTSVPITVQACPQVLTQDGLASLMTGMLAQQGSLGQPLLIPLSMAGSVGGQGGLAVLTLPTATVATIPGLTAVSPAGGLLKLPFAGLQAATVLNSVQTQLQSPAQAVLQPQVSALQSVQAALQPTQATPATTASVVQKVSEPSASVATLQTAGLSINPAIVSREHF encoded by the exons ATGTCAGGTCAGGAGACCATCCGTGTGTTGGAGGTGGAGGTGGATACAGCCTTGTCGTCTTCAGGGGTTGATGAGAAGGTGGAGTCAGGGGGTGAGGAGGGCGCTGGTCAGACCCTGGATGCCGCTGAGGAGGGTCCGTTGGACAGTCCAGTAACCACAAGCGCTACTACACCTG TGTCTGTGGAGGTCTCAGCACCTGCAGTCCAGACTGCGGTCTCCACAGCCCCCATCAGTGTGTCTCCAGCCCAGCCGCAGACCAGCGTACCCATCACTGTCCAGGCCTGTCCACAG GTCCTGACTCAGGATGGTTTGGCCTCTCTGATGACTGGCATGCTTGCCCAGCAGGGTTCTTTGGGTCAGCCCCTGCTCATTCCTTTGAGTATGGCCGGGTCTGTGGGTGGTCAGGGTGGTCTGGCTGTGCTCACCTTACCCACCGCCACTGTCGCCACCATCCCTGGTCTCACGGCAGTCAGCCCTGCCGGAGGACTGCTGAAGCTGCCGTTTGCAGGACTGCAGG ctgctacTGTGTTGAACTCTGTCCAGACGCAGCTGCAGTCACCTGCGCAGGCGGTCCTGCAGCCCCAGGTGTCTGCTCTGCAGTCCGTACAAGCGGCCCTGCAGCCAACGCAGGCCACGCCAGCCACCACCGCATCTGTTGTGCAGAAGGTGTCAGAGCCTAGTGCCTCTGTCGCAACACTTCAGACTGCAGGCCTGTCCATCAACCCTGCTATTGTGAGTAGGGAACACTTCTGA